Proteins encoded in a region of the Atopobium sp. oral taxon 416 genome:
- a CDS encoding transposase, translating into MTSVASPAAQLPAISHADEMCAPGFIQIPSHLEGFVHMGKPKESVRTKEFGTSARRCSRPVQILTVPGRLAAREAPSCPCCGKAMEGNGQVPIALRHLPLGMERARVEVLRPRWACRECGTSSIEDVPFRAPGQRITLPLLTFVCDLLALGQTLKAVSLMAGLNRNVVKKIDRARLSALYTEGEGSRLKLRKPKRQAHYLGADEFKLHNARRWATVIIDLKTGHVLWLAYTKRKQVVYDFCDFVGSEWMLYVEAIACDMNADFERAFLKRHPHLDIVYEYFHLIKNFNEKVICKVRKDKQARLKEEGDSEAARSLKRSTYILKSCADTSKRKERDARAGKVVSRGSALFGKQEVLQKGGARKRCEDLISQNELPFACDIAGEMLSRAYAYRQEKHMRDAMERIVEVCRGTKDRHFEWFARLVESHMDGIVAHARHHISSGKVEGTNQMIKTLRRAG; encoded by the coding sequence ATGACAAGTGTAGCATCGCCGGCAGCCCAGCTGCCCGCCATTTCCCATGCCGATGAGATGTGTGCTCCCGGCTTCATCCAGATCCCCTCTCATCTCGAAGGCTTCGTGCATATGGGAAAGCCTAAGGAGAGCGTGCGCACCAAGGAGTTCGGCACCTCGGCCAGACGATGCAGCAGGCCGGTGCAGATCCTCACGGTCCCAGGCAGGCTGGCTGCAAGGGAAGCCCCCTCATGCCCCTGCTGCGGAAAGGCCATGGAGGGCAACGGGCAGGTCCCCATTGCGCTTCGGCACCTCCCTTTGGGCATGGAGAGGGCAAGGGTCGAGGTCTTGCGGCCAAGATGGGCATGCAGGGAATGCGGGACTTCCAGCATCGAGGATGTTCCCTTCAGGGCGCCAGGGCAGCGCATCACGCTGCCACTCCTGACATTCGTGTGTGACCTGCTTGCCCTGGGCCAGACACTCAAGGCGGTATCGCTCATGGCCGGCCTTAACAGGAACGTCGTGAAAAAGATCGACAGGGCAAGGCTCTCTGCGCTCTACACGGAAGGCGAAGGCAGCAGGCTGAAGCTCAGGAAGCCCAAGCGCCAGGCCCACTACCTGGGCGCAGACGAGTTCAAGCTGCACAATGCCCGCCGCTGGGCCACCGTGATCATCGACCTTAAGACCGGTCACGTGCTCTGGCTCGCCTATACGAAGAGGAAGCAGGTCGTGTATGACTTCTGCGACTTCGTGGGCAGCGAGTGGATGTTGTATGTGGAGGCAATCGCCTGCGACATGAACGCCGACTTCGAGCGCGCCTTCCTTAAGCGCCATCCGCATCTGGACATCGTCTACGAGTACTTCCACCTCATCAAGAACTTCAACGAGAAGGTCATCTGTAAGGTCAGGAAGGATAAGCAGGCAAGGCTTAAGGAGGAGGGAGACAGCGAGGCTGCAAGGTCCCTCAAGCGCTCCACATACATCCTTAAGTCCTGTGCGGACACCAGCAAGAGGAAGGAGCGCGATGCACGGGCCGGCAAGGTGGTATCAAGGGGAAGCGCCCTCTTCGGCAAGCAGGAGGTCCTGCAGAAGGGAGGAGCCAGGAAGCGCTGCGAGGACCTCATATCCCAAAACGAGCTGCCCTTTGCCTGCGACATCGCGGGTGAGATGCTCAGCCGGGCGTATGCCTACCGGCAGGAGAAGCACATGCGCGATGCCATGGAGAGGATAGTCGAGGTCTGCCGCGGCACGAAAGACAGGCACTTCGAGTGGTTCGCCAGGCTCGTGGAGAGCCACATGGACGGCATCGTGGCCCATGCACGCCACCATATCAGCAGCGGCAAGGTCGAAGGCACGAACCAGATGATCAAGACGCTCAGGAGGGCAGGTTAG
- a CDS encoding adenine deaminase — MLNNFSKHPLWECHKTLIRVAQGQEPADIVLRHVTLVSVTTHELLEDADIAIAAGRVAYIGIEGHTAEHCIGEKTEVFDLAGAYVAPAFMDGHIHVESAMVGPAEYACAVVPHGTSAIMWDPHEAMNVAGIEALDVLMKDAERVPLKCYVTPGSCVPAVPGFEDTGATIDAADIHEAMKRDEICGLGEMMNDPGVLSCADGPLAEIEETLKAGKTATGHYTMGDTDRGLEAYIASGVSCCHESVTREEALAKLRCGQYAQLREGSAWQNLKELAHAVTDNEIDTRFVNLVTDDSHPETLVSEGHIDRILKKAVAFGIDPISAIQMVTINVAQCFDLAQDLGSVTPGKCADIVVLDDLKDFCARLVFIDGELVARDGQALFAPDPYAWPAKFLHTMHITDEISADTFKIPALKKDGSVLPDGKAYVRVIASSAGSTLTKEEHLEVPVRDGALLADPAQDVLKAFVFDRHHEGGQHACAFARGFGIHGALAQTVAHDAHNLLVVGDSDEDMAIAARDLIASGGGEVAVQDGKILGKVALPLFGIMSTSPIEKVAHDVAGIEAAWKKMGCTMPSPFMTMGLLSLACIPELRLTDRGLVDCCRYCFVPLLVEDGD; from the coding sequence ATGCTGAATAATTTCTCGAAGCATCCGCTCTGGGAGTGCCACAAAACGCTGATCCGGGTGGCGCAGGGGCAGGAGCCTGCCGATATCGTCCTTCGACACGTCACGCTTGTGAGCGTGACGACGCATGAGCTTCTGGAAGATGCCGATATCGCGATTGCGGCAGGACGCGTCGCCTATATTGGCATAGAAGGACATACAGCAGAGCACTGCATCGGCGAGAAGACGGAGGTCTTCGACCTTGCCGGTGCCTATGTCGCCCCTGCCTTCATGGATGGCCACATCCATGTGGAGTCCGCGATGGTAGGACCTGCCGAGTATGCCTGTGCCGTCGTGCCGCACGGCACCTCCGCGATCATGTGGGACCCACATGAGGCAATGAATGTCGCGGGGATAGAAGCGCTCGATGTCCTTATGAAGGATGCTGAGCGTGTGCCTTTGAAGTGCTATGTGACGCCTGGCTCCTGTGTGCCGGCTGTTCCTGGCTTCGAGGATACGGGTGCCACGATCGATGCAGCGGACATCCACGAAGCAATGAAGCGGGACGAGATCTGCGGCCTCGGCGAGATGATGAATGACCCGGGTGTGCTCTCCTGTGCAGATGGTCCGCTTGCCGAGATCGAAGAGACCTTGAAGGCGGGAAAGACTGCCACGGGCCACTACACGATGGGAGACACCGACCGTGGCCTTGAGGCCTATATCGCCTCCGGTGTCTCCTGCTGCCATGAGTCGGTCACGCGCGAAGAGGCGCTTGCGAAGCTCAGGTGCGGCCAATACGCGCAGCTCAGGGAAGGCTCTGCCTGGCAGAATCTCAAAGAGCTTGCGCATGCCGTGACGGACAACGAGATCGATACACGCTTCGTGAATCTCGTGACGGATGACTCCCATCCCGAGACGCTCGTATCCGAAGGACATATCGACCGGATTCTCAAGAAAGCAGTCGCCTTCGGAATCGATCCTATCTCTGCGATCCAGATGGTCACGATCAATGTGGCGCAGTGCTTCGACCTTGCACAGGACCTGGGCTCGGTCACGCCAGGCAAGTGCGCCGACATCGTCGTGCTTGACGACCTCAAGGACTTCTGCGCCCGCCTTGTTTTTATTGACGGCGAGCTTGTGGCAAGAGACGGACAGGCGCTCTTTGCACCTGACCCGTACGCGTGGCCCGCAAAGTTCCTGCATACGATGCATATCACGGACGAGATCTCAGCTGATACGTTCAAGATCCCTGCCCTGAAAAAAGATGGCTCCGTCCTGCCTGATGGGAAGGCCTACGTCCGTGTCATCGCATCCTCGGCAGGATCCACACTCACGAAGGAAGAGCATCTCGAAGTGCCGGTACGCGACGGCGCGCTTCTCGCCGATCCTGCGCAGGATGTCCTCAAGGCCTTCGTCTTCGACCGCCATCACGAGGGAGGCCAGCACGCCTGTGCCTTCGCGAGGGGCTTCGGTATCCACGGCGCGCTGGCCCAGACCGTCGCGCACGACGCACACAACCTGCTTGTCGTCGGAGACTCGGATGAGGACATGGCCATCGCGGCACGCGATCTCATTGCATCGGGCGGAGGCGAGGTCGCCGTCCAGGACGGAAAGATTCTGGGCAAGGTCGCCCTGCCGCTTTTCGGTATCATGTCCACCTCACCCATCGAGAAGGTCGCGCACGACGTTGCCGGCATAGAGGCTGCCTGGAAAAAGATGGGCTGCACGATGCCAAGCCCATTCATGACAATGGGGCTGTTGTCGCTCGCCTGCATACCGGAGCTCAGGCTCACGGACCGGGGCCTTGTCGACTGCTGCCGCTACTGCTTCGTGCCGCTCCTTGTCGAGGACGGGGACTGA
- a CDS encoding glycerol dehydrogenase translates to MKLLRAMREPLKYVQGKDALLKFKDEMGYMGSRWLFICSKSGYKACHDKIEQSFGDDGSYRRYEIFGGTSSKGEITKMKKIVEEDKTDAVCACGGGSAVDTAKATAYYTDKKVVIIPTVAATDAPCTGLSVIYNDDGSFDKYLFYPQNPDAVMVDSQVIADAPVRFLVAGMGDALGTFFEGRASIRTESPSLEGTGITRAGMALAKLCYETLRNYGKQALTACEHHVVTPALDAIIEANVYLSGVGADNVNCAAAHSFYNGLTALGGHSVPHGNCVAFGTLVQLTLEGATKKEFEDVQSFCLEVGLPVTLEELGVTTEDQIRTIAEHACVPGETIHNLAGDVTPDELYAAIVATDAEGKAVLGK, encoded by the coding sequence ATGAAACTGCTTCGCGCCATGCGCGAGCCCCTGAAGTATGTCCAGGGCAAGGATGCGCTTCTGAAGTTCAAGGACGAGATGGGCTACATGGGGAGCCGCTGGCTCTTCATCTGCTCGAAGAGCGGCTACAAAGCCTGCCACGACAAGATCGAGCAGAGCTTCGGCGACGATGGCAGCTACCGCCGCTACGAGATCTTCGGCGGCACCTCGAGCAAGGGCGAGATCACGAAGATGAAGAAGATCGTCGAGGAGGACAAGACCGACGCCGTCTGTGCCTGCGGCGGCGGCTCTGCCGTCGACACGGCAAAGGCGACTGCCTACTACACCGACAAGAAGGTTGTCATCATCCCGACGGTTGCAGCAACCGATGCTCCCTGCACCGGTCTTTCTGTCATTTACAATGACGACGGTAGCTTCGACAAGTACCTCTTCTATCCCCAGAACCCTGATGCAGTGATGGTCGACTCCCAGGTCATCGCCGATGCACCCGTGCGCTTCCTCGTTGCTGGTATGGGTGATGCCCTCGGCACGTTCTTCGAAGGCCGCGCCTCCATCCGCACCGAGTCCCCGAGCCTCGAGGGCACGGGCATCACGCGTGCCGGCATGGCACTGGCAAAGCTCTGCTACGAGACACTCAGAAACTACGGCAAGCAGGCCCTTACTGCCTGCGAGCACCATGTGGTCACACCGGCACTCGACGCGATCATTGAAGCAAACGTTTATCTTTCTGGCGTCGGCGCAGACAACGTAAACTGCGCAGCAGCCCACTCGTTCTATAACGGACTGACGGCGCTCGGCGGCCACAGCGTGCCACATGGCAACTGCGTCGCCTTTGGCACACTGGTCCAGCTCACGCTCGAAGGCGCCACGAAGAAAGAGTTCGAGGATGTCCAGAGTTTCTGCCTCGAGGTAGGCCTTCCGGTGACGCTTGAGGAGCTCGGCGTCACGACCGAGGACCAGATTCGCACGATCGCAGAGCATGCCTGCGTCCCCGGCGAAACGATCCACAACCTCGCTGGCGATGTCACACCCGACGAGCTCTATGCAGCCATCGTCGCAACCGACGCTGAAGGCAAGGCCGTTCTCGGCAAGTAG
- a CDS encoding DUF1805 domain-containing protein: MTTTELIKLDHGCAEGTMVPALAGENHASLLVIRCAKGFLMCGYLSLEKAEQLDDVAVRVAGASFDEVLANKITGMTSAAAALGITPDMTGREAAEILNQQ; this comes from the coding sequence ATGACCACGACCGAGCTCATCAAGCTGGACCATGGATGCGCAGAGGGCACCATGGTGCCGGCGCTTGCAGGAGAGAACCACGCTTCCCTCCTTGTAATCCGCTGCGCGAAGGGCTTCCTCATGTGCGGATACCTGAGCCTCGAGAAGGCAGAGCAGCTTGACGATGTGGCCGTGCGTGTTGCCGGCGCAAGCTTCGATGAGGTCCTCGCGAACAAGATCACAGGCATGACCTCCGCCGCTGCAGCTCTCGGCATCACTCCCGATATGACCGGCCGCGAGGCAGCAGAGATCCTGAACCAGCAGTAG
- a CDS encoding tRNA-dihydrouridine synthase, protein MLAHPYGRNGITGHVFREVHASCFGKLDRYCLPFIAPAHLGKPFTEKTLKALRKLDDLLVIPQLLTKNADGFVWPAGLLAELGYSEVNLNVGCPSGTVVAKGKEAGLLRDAEELERFLQDICTRSPLPVSVKTRLGLTDVSEYERLLDIFCRCPLKELIVHPRVRTELYKGTPHFACYGETLEEMPFPVAYSGDIFSPADLGALVQGYPATTHVLLGCGILANPVLGRMLKGGPAATADEIRKFHERPLEGYVEKMGGNTLFRIKV, encoded by the coding sequence ATTCTCGCTCACCCCTATGGAAGGAATGGAATAACAGGACATGTTTTCCGCGAGGTCCATGCCTCCTGCTTCGGCAAGCTCGACAGATACTGTCTTCCCTTCATCGCACCGGCACACCTGGGCAAGCCCTTCACCGAGAAGACGCTGAAGGCGCTCAGGAAGCTGGACGACCTTCTTGTCATCCCTCAGCTGCTGACGAAGAATGCCGACGGTTTCGTCTGGCCTGCAGGGCTTCTGGCCGAGCTTGGCTACAGTGAAGTCAACCTCAATGTGGGCTGTCCTTCCGGAACGGTTGTTGCAAAAGGTAAAGAAGCAGGGCTTTTGCGCGATGCGGAGGAACTCGAGCGCTTCCTTCAGGATATCTGTACAAGGTCGCCTCTGCCGGTCTCGGTCAAGACCCGCTTGGGACTCACTGATGTCTCGGAGTATGAGAGACTCCTCGACATCTTCTGCCGCTGCCCTCTGAAGGAGCTCATTGTCCATCCCCGAGTGAGGACGGAGCTCTACAAAGGGACACCGCATTTTGCATGCTATGGAGAGACGCTCGAGGAGATGCCTTTTCCTGTGGCATATAGTGGAGACATCTTCTCTCCGGCTGATCTCGGTGCCTTGGTCCAGGGCTATCCTGCGACGACGCATGTCCTTCTAGGCTGTGGCATTCTGGCAAATCCTGTACTTGGCCGTATGCTCAAGGGCGGTCCTGCTGCCACAGCCGATGAGATCAGGAAGTTTCATGAGAGGCCGCTCGAGGGGTACGTGGAGAAGATGGGCGGAAATACTCTCTTCCGCATTAAGGTGTAG
- a CDS encoding glycoside hydrolase family 3 protein: MDDSTKKKAEKVVSSLTLEEKVHLGIGADFWRTQAIPEKGLPALTVSDGPSGLRYQKPGTDAKGMTKSEPATCFPSLATAAATWDRELVAKMGTAIGAEARSLGVGVVLGPGLNIKRSPLCGRNFEYFSEDPYLTGTLASEYVKGVQSTGSGSCVKHFAVNSQEYKRFSNDCLIDERTLREIYLRAFEMVVRDARPEMIMSAYVMLNGIYCSDNRHLLCEILRDEWGFEGAITTDWGGMHDRAAAYKATCDLAMPGAGKHLEKQALDAVHAGTLGEADITACAERIAALAIEHAEAGSTSVDIAGNRAVALKVAEEGQVLLANDGVLPLAKDAKVALIGALAKTPHYQGGGSSHINARKVETLAGLRSDWTYAAGYDPKNGSTTPTLVDEAVAAARAAEVAVVVVGLPETIESEGYDRKDMELPSSMDELVRAVAAAAKHTVVVVQSGSAVELPWEKEVSAVLWAGLGGEAGAKATVHVLEGDTDASGRLTETWPFHAGDVPCMGWWGEPHRQAQYREGTFVGYRYYETAKVPVAHHFGEGLSYTIFEMKDLAVHGMTATLSVTNTGKRTGVVVPQIYITAPKDGLPEPVLALAGFARVELTPKETKQVEIALDPAAFRVWRDGWQELGGTYTVHAGFSAHDLPLACTIEHEGKAVKSLADARLADTWYEKPEGKPALADFEALYGKPVPKETHHVKGTYDETDSLIEMAKTSKVARFMMDQIVGAIEKGYDDPSDPQCRMSIQSSAGCALFSLVNCAGGAMPAWLAQSLLNIVNGHAPWHKA; encoded by the coding sequence GTGGACGATAGCACGAAGAAGAAGGCGGAGAAGGTCGTATCCTCTCTTACGCTCGAGGAGAAGGTGCACCTCGGTATCGGTGCAGACTTCTGGCGCACGCAGGCCATCCCTGAAAAGGGCCTTCCTGCCCTCACGGTGAGCGATGGCCCTTCCGGCCTTCGCTACCAGAAGCCGGGCACCGATGCGAAAGGAATGACGAAATCGGAGCCGGCGACCTGCTTCCCGTCGCTTGCCACGGCGGCAGCAACCTGGGACAGGGAGCTTGTGGCAAAGATGGGCACAGCAATCGGTGCCGAGGCACGCTCGCTTGGTGTCGGCGTCGTCCTCGGTCCGGGACTCAACATCAAGAGAAGTCCACTCTGCGGCAGGAATTTCGAGTACTTCTCTGAGGATCCGTATCTCACGGGCACCTTGGCAAGCGAGTACGTGAAGGGCGTGCAGTCGACAGGCTCCGGCTCGTGCGTGAAGCACTTTGCCGTGAACTCCCAGGAGTACAAGCGGTTCTCGAATGACTGCCTCATCGACGAAAGGACGCTGCGTGAGATCTATCTCAGGGCGTTCGAGATGGTCGTGCGTGATGCCAGGCCTGAAATGATCATGAGCGCCTACGTGATGCTCAATGGCATCTACTGCTCGGATAACAGGCATCTTCTGTGCGAGATCCTGCGCGACGAGTGGGGTTTCGAAGGTGCCATCACGACAGACTGGGGCGGCATGCACGACAGGGCCGCCGCGTACAAGGCGACGTGCGACCTTGCGATGCCGGGCGCCGGCAAGCACCTCGAGAAGCAGGCGCTCGATGCAGTACACGCGGGCACGCTCGGCGAGGCCGACATCACGGCCTGCGCGGAGAGGATTGCAGCGCTTGCGATTGAGCATGCTGAGGCAGGCAGCACATCTGTGGACATTGCCGGCAACCGTGCTGTTGCCTTGAAGGTTGCAGAGGAAGGACAGGTGCTCCTTGCAAATGACGGAGTGCTGCCGCTTGCAAAGGATGCAAAGGTCGCCCTCATCGGCGCCCTTGCAAAGACGCCGCACTACCAGGGTGGCGGCTCGAGCCACATCAATGCTCGCAAGGTCGAGACGCTTGCTGGCCTGAGGTCTGACTGGACCTATGCTGCCGGCTACGATCCGAAGAACGGCTCGACGACGCCGACACTCGTGGACGAGGCAGTTGCAGCAGCACGTGCAGCCGAGGTTGCAGTTGTCGTTGTGGGGCTTCCTGAGACGATCGAGTCCGAGGGCTATGACCGGAAGGACATGGAGCTTCCTTCTAGCATGGACGAGCTCGTGCGTGCGGTTGCCGCGGCAGCCAAGCATACGGTCGTCGTCGTGCAGAGCGGATCTGCCGTCGAGCTTCCCTGGGAGAAGGAAGTATCTGCCGTGCTCTGGGCAGGCCTTGGCGGAGAAGCGGGAGCAAAGGCAACCGTGCATGTGCTCGAAGGTGACACAGACGCTTCCGGCAGGCTCACGGAGACCTGGCCTTTCCATGCAGGCGATGTGCCATGCATGGGCTGGTGGGGAGAGCCACACCGCCAGGCGCAGTACCGCGAGGGCACGTTCGTGGGCTACCGCTACTACGAGACGGCCAAGGTGCCGGTTGCGCATCACTTCGGCGAAGGCCTTTCCTATACGATATTTGAGATGAAAGACCTCGCCGTCCACGGCATGACAGCTACGCTTTCCGTCACGAACACAGGCAAGCGCACCGGTGTTGTCGTGCCCCAGATCTATATCACGGCACCCAAGGATGGGCTTCCCGAACCTGTGCTTGCACTCGCTGGCTTTGCGCGCGTCGAGCTTACGCCCAAAGAGACGAAGCAGGTCGAGATTGCGCTCGATCCTGCTGCCTTCCGCGTCTGGAGGGACGGCTGGCAGGAGCTCGGTGGCACCTACACCGTGCATGCAGGATTCTCTGCGCACGACCTTCCGCTTGCCTGCACGATCGAGCACGAGGGAAAGGCTGTGAAGAGCTTGGCTGATGCACGTCTTGCGGACACCTGGTATGAGAAGCCGGAAGGGAAGCCGGCACTTGCAGACTTCGAGGCACTCTACGGAAAGCCGGTCCCCAAGGAAACACACCATGTAAAGGGCACTTACGACGAGACGGACTCGCTCATCGAGATGGCAAAGACCTCGAAGGTCGCACGATTCATGATGGACCAGATCGTCGGTGCAATCGAGAAGGGCTACGACGATCCAAGCGACCCCCAGTGCCGCATGTCGATACAGTCGAGCGCAGGATGTGCGCTCTTCAGCCTCGTGAACTGTGCAGGAGGAGCGATGCCGGCTTGGCTGGCGCAGAGCCTGCTCAACATCGTGAATGGCCATGCGCCTTGGCACAAGGCATAG
- a CDS encoding family 78 glycoside hydrolase catalytic domain encodes MHAVNLEAACLTNPLGIDMALPRLRWQDESGIAQSAYEIISRADDGSLLWDTGKVESASMELMWPGIPLRSRERVSWQVRIWDEEGKAGPWSDAATIEMGLLDAADWRASWISGDYDVPSQRSSAVSNFKQMISAMHPPGPDQVVCEPIIEGRFPADCFRRLIKTAKQVVRARLYITACGLYEARIDGVKVGDFCMAPGYTDYRKRIHYQTYDVTDMVQEGTHALEVQLADGWYRGSTGAWGLLNQFGTQTKLLAQLEITYKDGISECICSGKDWEWSDDGPILFADNKDGEIVDATRVPSYSGHARLATCKVVPTASDSVPVRAHERFVPACQKAPNGRLLFDLRQNIAGWIGFSISAHAGQHVLLRAGELLDSEGNLTLKNIQCAREGFATPLQQVEYVCREGENSYEMRFAVFGFRYVEVETDTDLHEGDLFAEAIYSDMLRTGTFESSHELLNRFFGCTVWSTKGNSLDIPTDCPTRERHGWSGDAQIFFETFSYLFDCETFERKWLHDLFDAQRKDGAFTQIAPYGGVDSYMKFLDGSVGWADAGVLIPYRYWKHYNDPSILSEFYPGMQRYAGFMMKRCGKRGAFSKRIVLSREAKKFLVNTGQCYSEWAEPEDIHKMDWKDTVTPHPEVATAYTALVMSRMAEIAHELGHLEDEKLYQRYADGCRLAYQELSHLQEYTLDTDRQARLVRPLAFHLLDQEQTVFAEKRLIEALDMYGWRVGTGFLSTPLILDVLAGYDLKAAYRLLENEELPGWLCMPKLGATTVWESWEGTSAQGGIGSLNHYSKGAICAWLFRCMCGIECAGEHHFRIAPHPGGDLSYAKAAYASIYGEVVSGWKRTDTGWSFDIAIPANVTADIILPDGTEKAVGAGTHHFNCKD; translated from the coding sequence ATGCATGCAGTGAATCTTGAGGCAGCTTGCCTCACGAATCCGCTGGGAATCGATATGGCATTGCCCCGCCTGCGCTGGCAGGATGAGAGTGGCATCGCCCAGAGCGCCTATGAGATAATCTCCCGGGCAGACGATGGTTCCCTTCTCTGGGATACCGGCAAGGTTGAGAGCGCCTCAATGGAGCTCATGTGGCCAGGCATCCCGCTCAGGAGCCGCGAGCGCGTCTCCTGGCAGGTGCGCATCTGGGATGAAGAGGGCAAAGCCGGTCCCTGGTCCGATGCCGCTACGATCGAGATGGGGCTTCTCGATGCCGCAGATTGGAGGGCGTCCTGGATCTCCGGCGACTACGATGTGCCGTCCCAGAGGTCGAGCGCCGTCAGCAACTTCAAGCAGATGATCTCTGCCATGCATCCACCAGGGCCCGATCAGGTCGTGTGTGAGCCCATCATCGAGGGACGCTTCCCTGCCGACTGCTTCCGCCGCCTCATCAAAACAGCAAAGCAGGTTGTGCGTGCCCGTCTCTATATCACGGCCTGCGGCCTCTACGAGGCGAGGATCGATGGTGTCAAGGTTGGCGACTTCTGCATGGCGCCAGGATATACGGACTATCGTAAGAGGATCCACTACCAGACATACGATGTGACCGATATGGTCCAGGAGGGTACGCATGCGCTCGAGGTCCAGCTCGCCGATGGGTGGTATCGCGGCTCGACCGGCGCCTGGGGGCTCCTGAACCAGTTTGGCACGCAGACGAAGCTTCTGGCTCAGCTCGAGATTACCTATAAGGACGGGATCTCCGAGTGCATCTGCTCCGGTAAAGACTGGGAATGGTCGGATGATGGCCCCATCCTTTTCGCCGACAACAAGGACGGCGAGATCGTCGATGCGACCCGTGTGCCCAGCTATTCGGGACATGCGCGCCTTGCAACCTGCAAGGTCGTGCCAACCGCATCCGACTCTGTGCCGGTGCGTGCCCATGAGCGCTTCGTGCCTGCGTGCCAGAAGGCTCCGAACGGCAGGCTTCTCTTCGACCTCAGGCAGAACATCGCAGGCTGGATCGGCTTTTCCATCTCGGCCCATGCAGGCCAGCACGTGCTCCTGCGTGCAGGCGAGCTGCTCGACTCCGAGGGAAACCTCACGCTCAAGAACATCCAGTGTGCCCGCGAGGGCTTCGCGACACCGCTCCAGCAGGTCGAGTATGTCTGCCGCGAGGGAGAGAACAGCTATGAGATGCGCTTTGCCGTCTTCGGTTTCCGCTATGTGGAGGTCGAGACCGACACGGACTTGCATGAAGGAGACCTCTTTGCCGAGGCCATCTATTCCGACATGCTGAGGACAGGGACATTCGAGAGCTCGCACGAGCTTCTGAACCGCTTCTTCGGCTGCACGGTTTGGTCCACGAAGGGCAACTCCCTCGATATCCCGACCGACTGCCCGACCCGCGAGCGCCATGGCTGGTCGGGAGATGCACAGATCTTCTTCGAGACCTTTTCCTATCTCTTCGACTGTGAGACGTTCGAGCGCAAATGGCTGCACGACCTCTTCGATGCACAGCGCAAGGATGGCGCGTTCACGCAGATCGCGCCCTACGGCGGCGTGGACTCCTACATGAAGTTCCTCGACGGCTCGGTCGGCTGGGCCGATGCCGGCGTCCTCATTCCGTATCGCTACTGGAAGCACTACAACGACCCGAGCATCCTCTCCGAGTTCTATCCTGGCATGCAGCGCTATGCGGGATTTATGATGAAGAGATGTGGAAAGAGGGGCGCGTTCTCGAAGCGGATTGTGCTCTCGCGCGAAGCGAAGAAGTTCCTCGTCAATACCGGCCAGTGCTACAGCGAGTGGGCAGAGCCCGAGGATATTCACAAGATGGACTGGAAGGATACCGTGACACCGCACCCCGAGGTCGCGACTGCCTATACGGCGCTCGTGATGTCGCGCATGGCAGAGATTGCCCACGAGCTCGGGCATCTCGAGGACGAGAAGCTTTACCAGCGCTATGCGGATGGGTGCCGCCTAGCCTATCAGGAGCTCTCGCACCTCCAGGAGTACACGCTCGATACGGACCGCCAGGCCAGGCTCGTGCGCCCCCTGGCCTTCCATCTTCTTGACCAAGAGCAGACGGTCTTCGCCGAGAAGCGTCTCATCGAAGCGCTCGACATGTACGGCTGGAGGGTCGGCACAGGTTTCCTCTCGACGCCACTCATCCTCGATGTGCTTGCAGGGTATGACCTGAAGGCTGCCTACCGTCTCCTCGAGAACGAGGAGCTGCCGGGGTGGCTCTGCATGCCGAAGTTGGGAGCGACGACCGTATGGGAGTCGTGGGAAGGCACCTCTGCGCAGGGCGGCATCGGCTCTCTCAACCACTATTCGAAAGGTGCCATCTGCGCCTGGCTCTTCCGTTGCATGTGCGGCATCGAGTGCGCAGGCGAGCACCACTTCCGCATTGCACCTCATCCGGGCGGAGATCTCTCCTATGCCAAGGCAGCCTATGCGAGCATTTATGGCGAGGTTGTATCCGGCTGGAAGAGGACGGATACGGGCTGGAGCTTCGATATCGCGATTCCTGCCAATGTCACGGCCGACATCATTTTGCCTGACGGCACGGAAAAGGCGGTCGGTGCCGGCACCCATCATTTCAATTGCAAGGATTAG